The Thermodesulfobacterium sp. TA1 sequence TTAGAAGAGGTAGCCAAAGGGTTTAAATTAGAACCTCAAAGCTTTCTTCCTGCCTCAACCGGGGTAATAGGAGAACAATTACCTTTAGAAAAGATGCTTTCTCAAGTCCCTGAGCTTCTAAACAAGCTTTCTCCAGACCGTTATTTAGACTTTACTCAAGCTATCATGACCACTGATACCTTTCCTAAAATATCTTACCGTGTGTTAGAAGACGGGGTTTCTATCCTTGGGATAGCTAAAGGCGCCGGAATGATTGCCCCTAACATGGCAACTATGCTTGGGTTTATCCTTACAGATGCCAAAGTCTCAAAGGAAACTTTAAAGAAACTTCTTCCGAAAATAGTAGACCAAAGTTTTAACCGGATAACCGTTGATGGTGATACCAGCACCAACGACACGGTTTACATGCTTTGTAGCAATTTAAAAGACCTTAAAAATTGGAATCACTTTGAGAAAGCCTGTTTAGAGGTTGCCCAAGAACTCGCCTATCTTATCGTTAAAGACGGAGAAGGTGCCAGCAAGGTAATTAAAATCATAATAAAAGGTGCAAAGACCAAAGAAGACGCTAAGGCTTTTGCCTTTTCGGTTGCCAACTCTCCTTTAGTAAAAACCGCGGTTTACGGAGAAGATGCCAACTGGGGAAGGATTTTTGCCGCCTTAGGTAAAACAGGCATTCCCTTTGACTTTGAAAAGGTTGAAATCTATTTAAACGGCCTTACTTGGATAAAAAACCTTCAGGTAATAACTGAAGAAGAAAAATTAAGAAAGGAATTGCAAAAAGAAACAGTAGAACTCCTTATCAAACTAAAAGAAGGTAAAAAGGGATTTGAGGTCTGGACAAGCGACTTTACTGAAGAATACATAAAAATAAACGCTCATTATCGCACTTAGTTTTAGGAATGAAGCTCCTGCTTACCAACGACGACGGTATCTACGCAGAAGGGCTTTGTGCACTTTATAACGCCCTTTCCTTAGAACACGAGGTTTATATCGTAGCCCCTGAGGCAGAAAGAAGTGCTGTAGGACATGCCATCACTATCCATTATCCCCTTAGGGTAACCAAGGTAAAAAGAGGAAAAACCTTTTGGGGATATGCCGTAAGTGGTACCCCTGCTGATTGTGTAAAATTAGCCATCTATGAACTTATCGGACCGGTAGACCTTGTGATTTCAGGGATTAACCGAGGGGCTAACGTTGGGGTTAATTTAGTTTATTCTGGAACGGTCTCAGCAGCCACTGAAGCCAAAATTTTAGGATACTCCTCTTTAGCAGTTTCTATAGACAGCTATGAAGATATAGACTATTGTTTTGCTGCCAATTTTATAGCTAAATTTTTAGACGTCTTAAAACAATTACCTCTAAGCAAGCCCTTTTGTCTTAACCTTAATTTCCCAAACTGCAATCCCTCAGAGATAAAAGGTATAAAATTTGTAAGACAATCCAAAGCAAGACTTAAAGAAGTTTTTGAGAAGAGGTTTGACCTTCATGGAAAGGCTTACTATTGGCAAGGAGCAGAAGAGCACACAGAAACCGACCCAGACACAGACGTTATCGCCCTAAAACAAGGCTACATAACCATTACCCCGATACACTTTGACCTAACCAACCATAACTACCTCAAAATTTTAAAAAAACATCACTTAAATTTTAGCTTAGATTTTTAATAAATTAGATTTTAATAAAAAGCCTACCTTTCCGTTTTAAGTAAAAACCTCTTCTACCTCGAACCAAAGGTATATAGCGGTGTTTTTTTTAGAAACCAAAACTTGACTTATACTAAAATAGAAGAATAATAAAAATTAAAGAAAAAATTTTAAAAGGTTTTGATTGTGGATACCTGCAACCATAAAAATAGACTTTCTAATTCAGGCTATTCTTTAGTAGAACTTTTAGCCGTAATTTCTCTTATAGGAATTTTGGTTAGCCTATCTATCCCTTATATGTCCAAGTTTATAAGGTATACTAAATATCAAAATTACTGTAATTCTTTAGAAATTCTTGTAAGACAAGCAAAAATTCTTGCTATGGAAAGAAGCACTAACATAGGAATTTGTGTAGATGATGAGAGAACGGTGAAAATTTTTGATACGGGCACAGCTAGAACTTATATCTGTACAGGTACACCTATAAGAACACTTCAGATTGAAGATAAAGATACTTCTTTTGTTAGATTTTCTGGAAGCGGAGCTTCCTTTGACCCAAGAGGTTTTGCTATTTTTAACGGTAATGTTTGTGTTTATAACAGTGAAAAAAACGTATATTTTCTGTTGTGTATAAGTAGGTTTGGGGGAATAAGGGTAGAAACCGGAAACGGAGGATGTAGAAGTTGCCCAAACTAAGGACTAAAGGTATATCTTTGATAGAAGTTTTAATATCGATTTTTATAGTAATTATCGTTGCTATATCCATAGCTCATCTTATAACCTCAAGTGTCTTAACCACAAGAGATGATACCTTAGGGATGTGTGCCTGGCAGGCTGCATTATCAGGGATAGAAGCAGTCCGTGGCAATAGAACGTTGATAGGTACTAACCAAAATTATACATGTACCTTGTCAACCGGCAATACAAACAGCACGATAACCGTTATTGTCACTACTTCTATCATAACCGGTAATATACCCTCTACCCCTCCTTCTGAAGGAAGTGGAACCAAGTCTTGTGCTTTGGTAGAATCAAGAGCGACGGTATTAAATAAAAACTACACGGTTAGGGATATGGTATGCAATTTTCAGTAAGATGTTTAAAAACCAGAGGGTATTCTCTTATAGAACTTTTGATTGCTTCATTTATAGGTCTTTTGGTTATAGCTGCCATGTTTGGATTTTATTGGGTTGCACAAAATACTTTTACTCAAATAAGATATCTTACCTCGGTGAAAGAACAAACCAAAGGTGGACTTGCACAACTTGAATGGTTTTTTCAAAGATGGGGGTTTGGGGTCCCCTGTTCAAACCTAAACAATCCTGAAACTTGTACTCAAGTTTTGGTTGATAACAACTCCACCTCCCGTTTTCCTTATCCTCCTCAAACCTCTCTTTACTTAAGATTAGCGCAAAACAACCCTTGCGATGAAGTTTGGTTTTACGGAACCCTCGGAGGAGAAGGATTTATTACCAGAGTTGTCGGAACAGATAATGTAGCTGTCATGAGTTGTAGGTTAAGCATAGAAAGTAGACATAACTGTTATCATATATGGAGAAGAAGGTCTCATTTTGTTAACAAAGATACAACCTCTAATGGTTCAGCTTGTTATAATACTAACGTCTTTAATATTACAACTAATGAATATCCGATAGTATTTAGCCTTTCAGGGCTATCCCAAAACAATCTTGATTGTTCCCGTGAAACCAATCCAGACAATGCTCAACTAAACATTCAAGCTACTGTCTATGATGGTAGGATAGAAGATTACAACGGAACCCAAAGAATTTTAACCGATAGAATAAATTTAGAAGGAGGAGACCTTCTCATAAGAACTCCTCATCTAATACACTTTTTTTGTAATCAAAACCCAAACGACCAAAACAACCTTTGGCTTTATGTAGAGGCAACAGACGTAGCCTCAAGCTGTAATAGTAACGAACCTGCTATGCCTATAGCAAGGGTAAACAGTTTTAAGGTTTTATCTCAGAATAACGGGGTTTTAGTGAGAATAGAGGTAGTTACCACAGAGAGAAAATTTGGGACTGAAACTCCCAAAATTATAAGGGTTGAAAGATTTTTTGGGAGGTAAAAATGAAAAAAAAGGGCTTTGCTTTGGTTACAGCCCTAATCTTATGTTTTGTTTTAAGTGTTATAGGGACTGCTGCCATTACTCTTTCTTATATTTCTTATCAAACAAGTATGGCGGAAAAGAACTTTTATCTTGCAGAAAAAGCGGCTAATGTCTGTCTTTTGGCTGCGGTAGATGAAATAAACCGAACAGGCTTTTGTGGTAACCAAGAGTATACCGCTTCAGGTTTAGGATATCAACTTCCCTATGGAACCACCTGTAAAGTAACCTCTACCCAAAGTACTAACATCTGCTTTTTAAGGGCTGAAGGTCAGGCAAGAAGTTCAAGGGTTTTTAAAACTACTATCATACAAGGATTTTATGGAGCTGGTTTGTATACGGTAAGAGGCGGGGTTAGTGCTTCTTATTCTGGTGGGTTGCTTACAGGCTGCGATGCAGCCAATAACTGCACCGTTCCTGCTTTCATAGCCTCAAGTGGAACTATAAACTTAGGAAGCGCAACTCCTCGATATTGTCCACAAACAAGTAGTACAGGAATTTGGGGGAATCCACCCACTTATACTAATGCCGCATTTAGAGACCTTGTTCCACTTTTTTTTAATGTAAACTGTTTTGCTTCTGACTTCTACAACCCAAACTACAGATGTAATTACGGATTAACAGACGCTCTAAGAGACACTTATGGATGGGTTTATAGAAATAATAATCAAACCTATTTTACTCCGTATCCTAACGATCAGCCTTCAAACAATGCAACCGATTTTTATTTTTCTCCCTATGGAGAACCTGTGATAAATCCTACTCTAAAATCAGATTTAAGCTCCCCTTCTTCTATAACATCTATCCCCTGCAGTTTTATCAATAATAGTACTTCTTATAACCTTAATAACTTCTGTAGTGATTATTATTATCCCAATCCAACATGTGGAAACTATACTATCGTGTTTACAACAAGTAGTACAATTACGCTTACTGGAACTTTACCTTCAAATTGTGGAGGTACAGACATATCTTCTCGGTGGGTTACGATTTTCTTACCAAAAGGGGGAACTATAAACAATCTCAACGGTAACTTACCAGTTTCTCAGACCTCTTTGGGAGAGTGGAGGTATCGTTTAAACATCTATTCTGGAGGACCCTTAACCATTTCAAATGGATTAAACTTTACAAGGATCTTAACCAACGCAACCGTTAATATATCCTCAGGTATAACCATTAATAATTCCACCGTTATCCAAGTTCTTAACCACGAAACAGAAAATAATAACGCTAACGCACCTCAAAACCTCATAAACAGTAGAACAACCTATTTTTATGATTCTAAAATCATAAGTAGACATATACGGTTTGTAAACAATCATTTTTATGCATTTAGAACTCTTTTGTATCTTTATGCTAATGCTTGTCCTAATTGTGTAAGAAATACAAGCGACCCTAATCAAAATCCTTGTTATACAGGGTCTAATTACTATAGATGTGGTTGGTATGGTGGTAGCTACAATGCTTATATAGGCATGTATGGCAACGGAACCTATCTTTTACCCGATAGAACCCCTTTAACCTCTATCGTAATAAATAATAATTCTATCGTAAGGTCTTCCAATTTTTATATAGCTGGAATTTATTTTGGTCAGGATGTAAACTATTTATTAGGTAGTGTAAGTGTTATAAGAGGCTTTTTAGTAAGAAATTTTCCCCCTAATCTTTCCCTTCGAATAGGTTTTAATTCAAATACCAACTTCCAGTTTAAACTTGATGCTATCAATTCTTTGAGATATGACCCTCTCAGTAGGAGAGGCTTTTGGTTTGTAAGAAAGGTTGAGTGTATAAGGGAGAAACCAACCCCAGCTTATTTTTCTATTATAACCAGGATGACCACTTGGTAAACCCTTTAAGTAATGCGGGAGGAGGGACTTGAACCCTCACGGGGAAATCCCCACCGGATCCTAAGTCCGGAGCGTCTACCATTCCGCCACTCCCGCAAAAGCCTCTATTAATCTCCCAAATATTTTAATAGATAAACCTTTCTTTTCAAGAGGACTTAAGAAACAACCTGCATCTTCTTTTTTAAATTCATTCCCTATAAACTAATTTTGCATTATAATAAAAATATGGATGTTAAACCTGCAGGCTCAGAACCGGTTAATCCTTGGTTTAGTAAAAGGGCCGAAACCTTAGAGGACCTCAAAGTCCGGATGTTGATACAAAAACTTAAGATCAGAGAAAAACAAGTGATCTCCCATGAAATGGCGCATAAAACCGTCGGTGGTAAGTATGCAGGAAGCGTTCATTACGAGTATACCAGAGGTCCTGACGGAAGGTTTTACATCACAGGAGGAGAAGTAAGTATAGACCTTTCAGAGGAAGACTCACCAGAAAAAACCATAAGAAAAATGCAAATCGTAAGGGCTGCAGCTTTAGCCCCTGCAGACCCATCACCTCAAGACCTTCAAGTAGCCCAGGCGGCAACGATTAAAGAAATAAAAGCCAGACAGGAATTAGCCCTTTTAAAAGAAAAGGAACAATCCCAACCCAAAGGAAAACTTCTAAATACCAAAGCCTAAAACTGAAAAATTTTCCGATAAACCTCTAAAAAAGGCTCTCCCTGATAATGATAGGTAAGTATACCTAAGGCCTTAGCAGGTTTTACGTCATTTTCTATAGAATCTCCTATCATAAGGGTTTCTTCTGGTTTCACCCCCAAGACTTCCAAGGCCGTTTGATAAAGTCTTAAATCAGGCTTTAGATAGCCTACTTCACAACCTATAAAAACCTCATCCAAAAGATCTTCTAACCCCAGCTCTCTCAAGATGTTTCTTAACCTTGCATCCCAGTTAGAAATTACCGCAGTTTTTATTTTTTCTTTTTTTAGGAGTCTTAAAATTTCTGGAAAATCCTCGGCTAAAACTACGCAATCTTTGGTAGCAAAAAAATCCCAGCTTTTTTGAAAAACCTCATCAAAACAAGGGGCATTTTTAAAAGACTCAAAGGTCTTTTCAAACACTTGATACCAGCCTTTTTTACAAAGCTCCTGGGTCCAGCGGTCAACCCTATCGTGTTTAAATTTATCTCTAAAAGCTTTAACAAACCTTTCCATCACCTCAGAAGGAGAAACTTCATACCCCTTTTCTCTCCAAAACCGGGCATAAACCTCTCCTACCGAAGGAGAAATCTGTAAAAATGTTCCTTCCACATCAAAAAACACTGCTTTTATCGAGTTTATCCGCATATATTTATTTTCTCATACCTTTTCGGTTTTTCAAATCCCTTCTTCTTTTTTTACCTCTACCAAGGTAAATTTTTCTCTTTGGACCCTAAAAAATTTTTTTTAAAAATCTTTAAAGATGTTAGCTTAAAAACCAAGTTAAGCTTAAAATTTAACATAATATTTTCTGACCTTTAAAAGCAAAGGTATAGCTAAAAGTTGAAGTACTACTGAAGTCAGTATAAGGGCAAAAATAGAAAAATCATACAACAGACCTAAAACCGTGCTACCTAAAAACCAGAACAATCCATATCCTGTGTTGAAAACCCCGTATCCTATTCCTCTTTTTTCCTTAGGTACAAGCCAAGCAACCGCTGACCTCATGATAGACTCCTGTGCGCCCATACCTATACCCCATAAAATCATCCCAAGGACTGCTCCGTAAAACCCTCCCAAAAAACAAAGAGGAGCAAAACCTGCTGATAAAACAATCGAAAAAATAAGAACAGAAAGGCCTTTTCTATCAAACAAGTATCCAAATAAAAGCGCAGTCAAGGCATCAACCCCCATGGCTATCGCGTAAAACACAGGTATCCATTGTTCAGCAACTATACCTACCTTCTTGAAATGATAGGCGATTAAAGGAAAATCAGCGTATCCTGCCCCGTTTAAAGCAACCGCTATGAGATAAATCCAGTAAACCCTACTTAAATCTTTGGTTTCTACCTGCAGGGTTTTTACCTCCAATTCCTTAGGAGAGGGATATAAAAACTTAGCCCAAAGCAAAATAGATATGGCCAAAACCGCAGGGATAATTAAAACCCCAAAGGCCTCTCTATAACCACCGTTTAAATAAAAAACCAGAGCTACTATCAACGGACCAAGCATAGCCCCGATTTGGTCCATCGCCTCATGAAGGCCAAATCCCCATCCCCTGCCGATTTCTATGGTTGCATGGCTAAGCATCGCATCCCTTGCTGGGGTCCTTATCGCCTTGCCAATCCTTTCTAACATAATTAGCATAACCGCTAATTGCCATTGTCCAACCAAGGCTAATGCCGGGATGGTTAATAGATTGGTTAAATATCCTACTATGGTAATTCCCCAATATTTACCTGTCTTATCGGTAAACCAGCCTGAAACAATTCTCAAAGCATACCCTAAAAACTCCCCTACCCCTGAAACAAACCCTACTACCGCACCAGAAGCCCCAAGGGTTAAAAGAAAAGGACCGGTGATACTTCTTGCTCCTTCATAGGTCATGTCTGAAAACAAGCTTACCAAACCGAGCAAAACGATAAATAAGGTAGCCGGCTTCATTTTTACATTTTTTATTTTATTTGAGTAATAATTACACTAAACCAATAAAACCTCAAGCCCAATTTTTGAGTTTTTAAAAACTCTGCCTTACTTCTATAAAAAAACCTAAAAACTTATGTTATATTTATCTATAAGCAAATAACTAAAAAAGGGGGGACCAAGATGATACCCAGATATACCCGCCCGGTGATGGCTAAACTCTGGAGTCCCGAAGAAAAACTGAGGGCCTGGTGTCTGGTAGAGTTTTACGCCTGTGAGGCTTGGTACAAACTTGGTAAAGTACCAGAAGAGGATTATCAGAAAATTAAAGAAAAGCTTGCTCCTTATTTAGAAGAAGGAGGTTTTACTGAAGCAAACGTTAAAAGGGTAGAAGAAATAGAAAAAGAGACTAAGCATGACGTGATAGCCTTTCTAACCCATCTGGCTGAAATTATAGGACCTTCCGCAAGATATCTTCATCTTGGGATGACCTCTTCTGACATGCTTGATACCGCTATGGCCTGGTTGATGAAAAGGGCTATGGAGATCATCTTAGACGATTTAATAAGAATAAAAGAGGTGCTTAAAATTAGGGCCTATGAATTTAAAGATACTCTAATGATAGGAAGAACTCACGGTATCCATGCAGAACCTATTACTTTTGGATTAAAGCTTGCGCTATGGTACGAAGAGATGAAAAGAAACGAAAAAAGGCTGAGAAACGCCCTTGAGTGTATCTCTTATGGAAAAATCTCTGGTGCGGTGGGAACTTTTGCTCACGTGCCTCCAGAAGTGGAAGCTTATGTTTGCGAAAAACTGGGACTAAAAACGGCTCCGGTTTCTAATCAGATAATCCAAAGAGATAGATATGCCGAATACATGGCCTCTCTTGCTATTTTAGGGACTACAGTAGAAAAAATAGCTACAGAAATAAGGCATCTTCAAAGAACCGAGGTGCTTGAAGCAGAAGAGTTTTTTTCGCCTGGACAAAAAGGGTCATCTGCAATGCCTCATAAGAGAAACCCTATCCTTTCTGAAAATCTCTGCGGGCTTGCCAGGCTTTTAAGAGGTTATTTAATCCCAGCACTTGAAAATGTTGCCTTATGGCATGAAAGAGACATCAGCCATTCTTCGGCTGAAAGGGTTATCGTGCCTGACGCTACTACCATCGCAGATTTTATGTTAGCTCGTTTAGAGGGCTTGCTAAAAAACTTGGTGGTATATCCTGAAAACATGGAGAAAAATTTTAACCTTTTAAGGGGCCTCACCTTTTCTCAACAAGTGATGCTGGCTTTAGTAGAAAAAGGCATGGTAAGGGAAGAGGCTTATAAAATCGTGCAGGAATTGGCTATGAAAGTATGGAAAGATAAAAGCCTTAACTTTAAAGACTTGGTGGTTGAAGACCCAAGGATAGGGAAATTTT is a genomic window containing:
- the argJ gene encoding bifunctional glutamate N-acetyltransferase/amino-acid acetyltransferase ArgJ translates to MKAPEGFLFSAVKCSIKKLDKFDLGLIYSPHKLTAWGVFTKNTVQAAPVVLGKRLIKGENLHGVVVNSGVANACTGEEGIERAKKLLEEVAKGFKLEPQSFLPASTGVIGEQLPLEKMLSQVPELLNKLSPDRYLDFTQAIMTTDTFPKISYRVLEDGVSILGIAKGAGMIAPNMATMLGFILTDAKVSKETLKKLLPKIVDQSFNRITVDGDTSTNDTVYMLCSNLKDLKNWNHFEKACLEVAQELAYLIVKDGEGASKVIKIIIKGAKTKEDAKAFAFSVANSPLVKTAVYGEDANWGRIFAALGKTGIPFDFEKVEIYLNGLTWIKNLQVITEEEKLRKELQKETVELLIKLKEGKKGFEVWTSDFTEEYIKINAHYRT
- the surE gene encoding 5'/3'-nucleotidase SurE, which codes for MKLLLTNDDGIYAEGLCALYNALSLEHEVYIVAPEAERSAVGHAITIHYPLRVTKVKRGKTFWGYAVSGTPADCVKLAIYELIGPVDLVISGINRGANVGVNLVYSGTVSAATEAKILGYSSLAVSIDSYEDIDYCFAANFIAKFLDVLKQLPLSKPFCLNLNFPNCNPSEIKGIKFVRQSKARLKEVFEKRFDLHGKAYYWQGAEEHTETDPDTDVIALKQGYITITPIHFDLTNHNYLKILKKHHLNFSLDF
- a CDS encoding type II secretion system protein — translated: MDTCNHKNRLSNSGYSLVELLAVISLIGILVSLSIPYMSKFIRYTKYQNYCNSLEILVRQAKILAMERSTNIGICVDDERTVKIFDTGTARTYICTGTPIRTLQIEDKDTSFVRFSGSGASFDPRGFAIFNGNVCVYNSEKNVYFLLCISRFGGIRVETGNGGCRSCPN
- a CDS encoding PilW family protein — translated: MQFSVRCLKTRGYSLIELLIASFIGLLVIAAMFGFYWVAQNTFTQIRYLTSVKEQTKGGLAQLEWFFQRWGFGVPCSNLNNPETCTQVLVDNNSTSRFPYPPQTSLYLRLAQNNPCDEVWFYGTLGGEGFITRVVGTDNVAVMSCRLSIESRHNCYHIWRRRSHFVNKDTTSNGSACYNTNVFNITTNEYPIVFSLSGLSQNNLDCSRETNPDNAQLNIQATVYDGRIEDYNGTQRILTDRINLEGGDLLIRTPHLIHFFCNQNPNDQNNLWLYVEATDVASSCNSNEPAMPIARVNSFKVLSQNNGVLVRIEVVTTERKFGTETPKIIRVERFFGR
- a CDS encoding pilus assembly PilX N-terminal domain-containing protein — protein: MKKKGFALVTALILCFVLSVIGTAAITLSYISYQTSMAEKNFYLAEKAANVCLLAAVDEINRTGFCGNQEYTASGLGYQLPYGTTCKVTSTQSTNICFLRAEGQARSSRVFKTTIIQGFYGAGLYTVRGGVSASYSGGLLTGCDAANNCTVPAFIASSGTINLGSATPRYCPQTSSTGIWGNPPTYTNAAFRDLVPLFFNVNCFASDFYNPNYRCNYGLTDALRDTYGWVYRNNNQTYFTPYPNDQPSNNATDFYFSPYGEPVINPTLKSDLSSPSSITSIPCSFINNSTSYNLNNFCSDYYYPNPTCGNYTIVFTTSSTITLTGTLPSNCGGTDISSRWVTIFLPKGGTINNLNGNLPVSQTSLGEWRYRLNIYSGGPLTISNGLNFTRILTNATVNISSGITINNSTVIQVLNHETENNNANAPQNLINSRTTYFYDSKIISRHIRFVNNHFYAFRTLLYLYANACPNCVRNTSDPNQNPCYTGSNYYRCGWYGGSYNAYIGMYGNGTYLLPDRTPLTSIVINNNSIVRSSNFYIAGIYFGQDVNYLLGSVSVIRGFLVRNFPPNLSLRIGFNSNTNFQFKLDAINSLRYDPLSRRGFWFVRKVECIREKPTPAYFSIITRMTTW
- a CDS encoding putative metalloprotease CJM1_0395 family protein, which gives rise to MDVKPAGSEPVNPWFSKRAETLEDLKVRMLIQKLKIREKQVISHEMAHKTVGGKYAGSVHYEYTRGPDGRFYITGGEVSIDLSEEDSPEKTIRKMQIVRAAALAPADPSPQDLQVAQAATIKEIKARQELALLKEKEQSQPKGKLLNTKA
- a CDS encoding HAD-IA family hydrolase, which translates into the protein MRINSIKAVFFDVEGTFLQISPSVGEVYARFWREKGYEVSPSEVMERFVKAFRDKFKHDRVDRWTQELCKKGWYQVFEKTFESFKNAPCFDEVFQKSWDFFATKDCVVLAEDFPEILRLLKKEKIKTAVISNWDARLRNILRELGLEDLLDEVFIGCEVGYLKPDLRLYQTALEVLGVKPEETLMIGDSIENDVKPAKALGILTYHYQGEPFLEVYRKIFQF
- a CDS encoding MFS transporter, which produces MKPATLFIVLLGLVSLFSDMTYEGARSITGPFLLTLGASGAVVGFVSGVGEFLGYALRIVSGWFTDKTGKYWGITIVGYLTNLLTIPALALVGQWQLAVMLIMLERIGKAIRTPARDAMLSHATIEIGRGWGFGLHEAMDQIGAMLGPLIVALVFYLNGGYREAFGVLIIPAVLAISILLWAKFLYPSPKELEVKTLQVETKDLSRVYWIYLIAVALNGAGYADFPLIAYHFKKVGIVAEQWIPVFYAIAMGVDALTALLFGYLFDRKGLSVLIFSIVLSAGFAPLCFLGGFYGAVLGMILWGIGMGAQESIMRSAVAWLVPKEKRGIGYGVFNTGYGLFWFLGSTVLGLLYDFSIFALILTSVVLQLLAIPLLLKVRKYYVKF
- the purB gene encoding adenylosuccinate lyase, whose product is MIPRYTRPVMAKLWSPEEKLRAWCLVEFYACEAWYKLGKVPEEDYQKIKEKLAPYLEEGGFTEANVKRVEEIEKETKHDVIAFLTHLAEIIGPSARYLHLGMTSSDMLDTAMAWLMKRAMEIILDDLIRIKEVLKIRAYEFKDTLMIGRTHGIHAEPITFGLKLALWYEEMKRNEKRLRNALECISYGKISGAVGTFAHVPPEVEAYVCEKLGLKTAPVSNQIIQRDRYAEYMASLAILGTTVEKIATEIRHLQRTEVLEAEEFFSPGQKGSSAMPHKRNPILSENLCGLARLLRGYLIPALENVALWHERDISHSSAERVIVPDATTIADFMLARLEGLLKNLVVYPENMEKNFNLLRGLTFSQQVMLALVEKGMVREEAYKIVQELAMKVWKDKSLNFKDLVVEDPRIGKFLTKEEIEGIFDVKYYLRYVDQIFARVFG